The uncultured Campylobacter sp. nucleotide sequence AATCCACGCGGCTAGCGAATGGTGCATGAAACTCATCATCGTGTTTCAAACGGTGCTATTTTTCGCAAAAATCCTCCCCGCCCTCGCCGCGAAAAAGGCAGCACCGGAGCAAAGCGCAGCCGATGCAGATTAAAATTTACTACGAAGATACCGACGCGCAGGGCATCGTGTATCACGCCAACTACATTAAATTTTGCGAGCGGGCGCGCAGCGAGGCGCTTATGCAGGCTGGGGTGGACTTCGCGCGTGAGGACGCACACTTCGTAGTTAGCGAGCTTTGCGCTAAATTCCTCCGCCCCGCGCGTCTCGGCGACACGCTTGAAATTCGCACGAGCCTAGCCGCGCTTAAAAACGCCAGCGCCCTTTTGCGACAAGAAATTTACAAGATCAAAGATATTAAAAACGTAGATTTCAGCGAGCTTTTATACGCACAGGACGTAAAAATTGCCTTTGTAAAAGAAGGCAGGCCGATCAAATTTAGCGCCGAAATTTTAGAATTTTTCAAATCTTTGAAATAAATTTATTTCGCGGATTCAAATTTACCTAGTCGTACGGTGCAAACATAGCGCAGACCGCTTCGGCGTAAAATATTAAGAATGCGCAGAGCTCTTAGGCAAAATAAAATTTGCAGGCTAGATAAAATTTTACTACATAGAATTTCGCTCGGCGTTAAGGTTTAAATTTAACGCTACGTCGCGACATAAACCCCTCACACACCCGAGATAGCTAGATAGAAAACAAAATTTGAAATATCGAAATTTTGCAATGGCGTTAAATTTTGCCCCGCTCCGCCGCTTTATGAAATTTTCTCGCTTTTAAATTTAAACCCGCGCAGATTGAGTCCGTGTTTTTTCGCCAAATCCCGCTCGTCCGTGAAATTTAAGTCGATCAAACTCGCCCGCGATCTCATCCGCGTAGGCGCAATCCACAAACTAGGCGCCCACGCAAAAAGCCGCACACAAAATCAAAATAGCATGCAGAACAAGCGCCAAAATGCGCCTCACAGCAGCTCTTTTATCTTTTGCAGATCCTCTTTGAAAAGCTCCGCCTTGCTCGGATTTTGCGCGATGAATGCGGGATCGAAGCTCGGCACGAAGCTGATGCCGCCCTCGTTAAAGACCGAGCCGTGCAGCACGTCCATGCTCGCCAAATCGCCGTTTCGCAGCACGATTTTGCAGCAGAGCTCGCCCAGGCAAAGCACGACTTTGGGCTTTAAAATTTTGATCTCGTCGGTCAGATAGGGCGCGCATTTTAAGATCATTTCCGAGCTTACGCGCCTATTTTGCGGCACCGCACACCTTATCAAAAAGCTAAAATAAATTTCTTCCGGCGCGCAAATTTGATCTAGCGCCGCTGCTACTTCAGCCTCCAAACCGCCGCCAAAACCTTCGTTAGCGCCCGGTGCGAGAGCTACGATCATAAGTTTTACGTTCGCGGGAGTTTTAGAATTTTTAAAATTTTTGATAGTTTTGAAATTTTTAAAATTTTGCTCGCCGCTTCCAGCGCGCGTTTTGGCGAGTTCGCAGAGATTGCACTCGGCGGTAGCGGATTTCAGCGCATCCAGCGCCTTAAAAAATCGCTCGCCGCCGCTTAAAATTTCGGCGCCTACATAGCGGTAGCCGAACGCTTTGTAATAAAGCAGCCTGCGTAGTTGCGAGCTTTGCACGGCGCGCCTACGATCTGTTTAAATTTCGCGCGACGAATCCGCGATCAAACTGCGCCAAATCTTTGTAAAATTCCACCCTAAAGCCCTGCTCGCGCAAAAACGCCGACAAGCTCTGCTTTTGATCGTAGCCCATCTCGCAGGCTAGAAATTTTGCGCGCCGTGCGGCGATCAGCACGATGCGTTTTAAAATTTCATCCCCCCTCTCGCCGCCAAACAGCGCCGCCTTCGGCTCTTGCAGCACGCGCGCGTCCAATGCGTAGGAGTTTGCGATATAGGGCGGATTTGAGACGATGAGATCAAACTCGCCCGCGATCTCATCTGCGTAGGCGCAGTGTACGAACTCGACGTCCGCGCCCAAGCTTGCAGCATTTACGCGCGCCACCTCAAGCGCATCAGCGCTAATGTCGCTAGCCGTGATGCGGCAAGAAGGAAGGAGTTTTTTTAAGCAGATAGCGATTATGCCGCTGCCCGTGCCGATCTCGCAAATGCGCGGCTCGTCCAAGCTCTGCGCTAAAGTAAGAGCTTTTTTCACTAAAATTTCGGTCTCGCAGCGCGGTATCAGCACCCGCTCGTCGACGTAAAATTTAAAGCCCATAAACTCGCAGCTTTGCGTGATGTATTCAAGCAGGCGACCGTCTTTGAACTCGGCTATCTTGGCGCGAAATTCCGCTTCATGCGCGAGCTCTTCCGAGCATCTCAGCACGAGCTGCTCACCTTCAAGGCGCTCACAGAATTTTAAAATTTCGCGCGCGACATATTTTGAGCCGCACTGCCCCAAGCCCCATCTTAGCGCCTCAGCGATCCTCATCAAGCTCTCTTATGCGCTCATACAGGCTCGGGTGCGAATGATACACCGCGGCGTAAATTTTATGAGCGAGCGGAAACGCCTTGTTTTCGCTGCCCAGCTTCTTTAGCGCGCCGATCATGCTCTTTTTATCCTGCATGCTGGCACCATGCAGGTCTGCACTAAATTCGTGCATGCGGCTAAGCTTGGAGATCACCGGCTCAAAAAACGCATGTAAGATCGGCGCAAACAAAATCATAAAAACTAGCGTCGCACCGCCGTCCGCGTTAAGTCCTAGCGCGCCGAACACCCCTGCAGGGAGGTTTCCGAATACCGCAAGCGTCGCGCCCAAAAGCACGAAGCTAAGCGCTAAGCCTTTCAAAATGTCGCCGTGTTTGAAATGCCCGAGCTCGTGCCCTAAAACGGCTAAAATTTCATCCTCGCTAAGCTTCTCTATGAGCGTGTCGAAAAGCACGACCTTTTTCGTCGCTCCGAAGCCGCCGAAATAGGCGTTTAGGCGCTTGTCACGCTTGCTTGCGTCAATCGTAAAAACGCCGCTACTTTTAAAGCCGCAGCGCTGCAAAAGCCCCTCTATGCGCTCTTTTAGCTCGCCTTGCTCTAGCGGCTGCATCTTATTAAACAGCGGCGCGATAGCGGTCGGATAGATCAGATTTATCAGTAAAACTATGCCGAAGCTTAGCAGAAAGCCCCAAACCCACCAGTGCGCGCCCAGGCTATTTACGCAAAAAACGAGCGCAGAGGCTACTGCAAAGCCGAAAACCAGCGTGAGCGCGAGCGATTTTAGCGCGTCTTTTACGAAAACGGCGGGCGTGATCGTGGAAAAGCCTAGGCGGCGATCTTTGACGAAGGTTTTGTAAATTTCAAGCGGAAACGCCGCCGCGCCGCCGATGATTAAAAACGCCGTTACAAAGCAGCTCCCCGCCAAAATCCCATCGCCCGCTAGATCATATATCGCGCGCTGTAACGCGCCCGCGCCCGCAAGTATCCAAATAAGCGCCACCGCAAACGAAAAGCAGTGCGAAAATATATTAAATTTTAAATTTACCGCGCCGACCTCGCCTGCCTTGCGATAATCCTCCTCGCTAAGCACCACCGCAGGCTCTTTTAGCTTGGCGCGGATGAAGCTTAGCTCGAGCAGATCGAGCGAAATTTTATAAATCGTGTAAAGCGCGTATAAAAAGATCAAAAACCAAACCATCGCGCCTACTTTAGGCTCTCGGCGAGCGAAAGCACTTCGTAATATTCATTTTCCATACTGTTTAACGTTCCTCTTTTTTCTTCAAGTTCTTCAAAAAGCCCCTGCATACCGAGCTTTTGATAAATTTCAGGCGTCGAGAGCGCGTGATTTAGCTCCTTTATGCGCGCCTCGATAGCCTCGATTTTAGCGGGGTACTCTTCTAAAATTTTATTCTGTTTGTAGCTAAGCTTCGCGGCGCTCGTCTTTTCCTTTTTGTTTTCGCGGCTGCCTTCCTCCGCGCTCGCGCTCGCGCCAGCGTCGGCTTCGATCTGATCGATCTCCGCCATTTCGTCTTCAAACTCCAGATACTGCGAATACGGCATTTGAATTTGATCGATCGTGCCGTTTTTTTCAAAAACCCAAAGCTTATTCGTGATCTTATCGATGAAATAGCGATCGTGGCTTACGATGATTACCGCACCTTCGAAGCTTAGCAAATAATCCTCCAAAATATTGATCGTCGCGATATCAAGATCATTCGTCGGCTCATCCAAGATCAGGCAATCGTATTGCTCGGTAAAGAGCTTCGCAAGCGCCAGGCGGTTCTTTTCGCCGCCGCTAAGCACGCCCACGGGCTTATCCAAAAATTCCTTCGGAAACAAGAAATTTTTCAAATACCCATAGACGTGCATGTAGCTGCCGCGGACGTTGATGTGATCGCCGCCGTTTGGACAGAAAATTTCGATTATGCTTTTATCGTCCGTGATGCCGCTGCGGGTCTGATCGAAGTAGCCGATCCTGATCTCGCCGCGTTTGATCTCGCCCGCATCGATCTTGCTGCGACCGAGTAGAATTTTAAGCAGAGTACTTTTGCCCGCGCCGTTAGCGCCTACGATACCGATGCGCTCGCCCTGCAAAACCCGCGCCGAAAAGCCCTTGAAAAGCACCTTGCCGTTTAAAATTTTACCGATATTCGTGCATTCAAAGAGCATCTTTTTGCGATTGTCGCCGCCCGTGCCGTTAAAGCTCCTGCTCGCGCGCTCCAGCTCGAGCCGCACGCGACGGATCGCGCCCGGATTTTTCTTCGCATCCTGCCTCATCTGCATGATACGCGCCTTGCGCCCTTCGTTGCGCTTTAGGCGCGCCTTTACGCCGCGGTGTAACCACTCCTCCTCGGCGCGCAGCTGTTTAAGCAGCGTCTCGTGGGACTTTTCGAGCGAAGCAAGCATCTCCTGCTTGCGCCTCAGATAGTTCTCATATCCGCCGTCGAAATTTGAAATTTTACCCTCTTCGATCTCGATACTGCGCGTCGCCAAGCGGTCGATGAAGTAGCGATCGTGGCTGATAAAAACGATCGTCTGCTTCGAGCTAAGCAGCATCTCCTCTAGAAATTTCACCATATAGACGTCGAGGTGATTCGTGGGCTCGTCCAGCAGCAGCACATCAGGCTTTTTAAGCACCAGCGCGCCCAGTGCCACGCGACGAATTTCGCCGCCGCTAAGCGTGCAGACGGAGCGGTTTTCGTAAATTTTAAGCCCGAAATTTTGCAGCACCTGCTCAATCTTATTGTCGATCTGCCAGCCGTCCTTGGCCTCGATAAATTTAATCAGCTCGTCCTGGCGCGCCAAAAGCTCCTTGTTTTCGGGCTGTGCGGCGATTTTGCTCGAGATCGCGTCGTATTCGCTAAGGGCGGCGTAAATTTCAGCTAGCTCCCTTCGCAGCGCGTCTTTGACCGAGAGATTGTCTTCAAATTTCGGCGTTTGAGCGAGCATCTGGATATTTAGCCCGTTTTGAGTGATGATCCGCCCCTCGTCGGTCTCGCACAGACCCGCGACGATCTTTATCAGCGTAGATTTGCCGCCGCCGTTTTTGCCGATCACGGCGACGCGCTCGTTAGCGTCCAGTGCAAAATTTACGCCGTCTAAAACGACGTGGGAGCCGAATTTTTTCGTAACATCGATAAGCTCGATCAAAGCCAATTTTAAGTTCCTCTAGTGTTAAATTCGGTGATTTTACACAAAATTCTATTAAATTTTAATAACTTTTAAAGGTTCAGCGATGCAAAGTTTGGAATTTAACGGCCTGCGCGTAGAAATTTTCGCCCCGCACGCGCCGTTTTTTGCGCCTGCGCTCTCCTTTACAAAAGAAGCCGCGTCCGCACCGATCATCTACCTGCACGCCTTGGAGTTTAGCGCGGCTAGTGTGGGCGAAATTTACGAGCTCGTCTCGCGACGAAGCGGCGCAGATTTCGTGCTTGCGGCGATCTATCTAAACGAGGCGCAGTGGGGCGATAAGCTCAGCCCGTGGGCGGCAAAATTGCCATTTAAGGGGGTGCACGATTTCACAGGCGGCGGCGCGGCGCACTTAGAAAAATTTACGGACGAGCTGATCCCACGTATCGAGCGGCACGTATTCGGCGCGAGAAAGCCTGCGTGGCGAGCGTGCGCGGGATACTCGCTGGCGGGGCTTTTTAGCGCGTATGCGGCGTTTGCAAGCGATAAATTTCAAAAGATCGCCTGCGTCTCGGCGTCGTTTTGGTTCGGCGGATTTGACGCCTTCGTCGCCGCACACTCGCCGCAAAGGGGGCTGGCACACGCCTACGCGTCCTTGGGCGAGGCCGAGATGAACCCGAAAAATCCGCGCGGAGCACTCTGCGGAGAGACGGCGCGAAATTTCATCGTAAAATGCCGCAGTGTGGGTGCGAAAGCGGAGTTTGAGCAAAATCCGGGCGGGCATATGCAAGATGAGATCGCAAGAATTTCAAAGGCGCTTTTAAAGCTGGTAACTCCTAAAATTCGGGTAAATTTAAAATTTAGCTGGGCGGGCAATTAAATGGCAGGCTCGACAAATTGGCGCTGCGAGAGATTGAAACAAACGAGCCGAGAAGCGGCACGAAACGTAAATTTAAAGCTAGTCGCAGCTAGGATTTCTCGCGTAACGGTTTTTTGTGCGATGCAATGAAATTTAAAACAAACCCGCATTAAAATTTTATAACGCAAGCGGTGCAAAAAGAATGGTGTATCGCGATGCAGCGCGAATAGGACAACACGTAGTTGGTATTTTATCGGCTTTGATAAGTGAGATATCGTTTGAGCGTAAATCATACGATGCGGTATCAATGCGGCATAGGCGGCGCAGTGTATGCGGATTTCAGGCGGGATGTCGCTAAATTTTTGCAGGTTGCGCTAGCGGTTTGAAACTTAAAACGAGCCGTCGTTGTAAAATTTAAAGCAAATTGTGTCGCGGCTAGGATTTAGCGTGCCTGCAAGCTAAATTTAAACAGCAGCGCGTCGCCGTGTATGATCCCGCCGTTTTGTTTAGTTTACCGGCGGGCTAAATTTACCGCCGAAATTTCAAAATTTGCGTAGCGCCAAAGAGGCTTCGGCGCTACGATACGCGCCGCTAGGTTTAAATTTTAAAATTTAGCGTCGGCGCGGGCGCACTTAGCCGTTACCTGCCGAATTTGCGGCGGCGTAATATGCGGAATTTTGCGAATTACCGTTTGCAAAATTCGTCCTGCGAAATTTCGCGGCGCATGCTTCAATCAGCTCTCTACTGAGCGCTTTTCCCGACGCACGTTTCGCCTTTTCTCTCGCTATACAGACAGCGCCAACCGCTCCATTACTCGCGCTCACTATGTCATTTGCCACATTTGCTCGAAACCAACTGCGAAAAGCTGCAAATGCACCGAATTCTAACCGCACGCCCTAAATTTCACCGTCTACGCAAAGGGCAGAATTTTTTTGTAATTGCTCCACAGCTCGCTATCTTCGCCGAAATATGCAAGCAGTCCGCGCGCGTTGCGATCAAAAGGGTTGGGCTCTTTATGCAGCGCGATACGCTGCGACAGGCGCAGATCGTAGGTGTTGTATATCGCAGAATACGGCACCGGAAAGTCCGAAGCGTAAAGCAGGCGCGAGTGCACGTCCGTTTGGCTCGCCAGATGCGGCAGGGCTTTCGCGCGCACCGGAGTCATCAGCGCCGAAACGTCGGCGTAGAGGTTATTGTGCGTACGCAAAAGCGCCAGAAGCGCGAAATAATCGTGTCCGAAATTTCGCGGACGGCGCGAGAGCGCACGAAAGATATGCGAATACTCGTAGTTAATCGCCATGTGCGCGCACACCGTCGTAACGCCCAGCTCAAGCGGCGCATAGATCATCTCTAGCGCTTCGTAGCGGCGCGCGCTCGGCACCGAGCTTTCGTTGCCGATGTGGATCACTAGCGGCAAGCCGAGCTTGGCGAGCTTTTCAAAATACGGCACGTAGCGAGGCAGCCTCGTATCCAGATCCCAATAGTTTTGTAAAAATTTCGCCCCTTTAAATCCGAGCTCGAAGCAGCGATCGATCTCATCTAGCGCGTCCGCTCGCTTCGGATTGATGCTAAAAAACGGTACGATGAGATCCGGGTTTTTTTGATAAATTTCAAACACGCTGTCGTTGTCCGCACAGACGGTCTTATCGCGATGGATTAGCTCGCCCGCGTCGCTAAATTTAGCATCCACGCCGAAAAGCACCGCCTTTTTAACGTATTTCGAAGCCCTAAGCCCGCCGAGCAGAGCGTCCACATAGGCCTCGTATGGCTCTTTGATCGCGCGCGATACGTCTATACCGAAACGCCTGCCGAAAAGGCGCAGCGCGAGCCTGTCGTAAGGGCGGTCGAAGCGCACCTCCTTGCTTAGCAGATGGACGTGAAAATCAAGCGTTTGCATCGGGGATCCTTGGAAAAATTTTGCCGAGTTTATATCAAATTGCGGTAAATAGTTAGAATTTTAAATTCGAGTTTAAATTTACGCACCACGCCTTGCCGCGCCTTTAAATTTTAAAATTTAAACCTCTCCGCAAGAGCCTCTAATTGATATTTAATGCCGTTTTAAAGCTACGGCGATATACTTGCGATTTGAAAAGCTATTTCAATTAAGGAGCGAAGATGGAGTTTGAAATTTTAGAAAATTCCGCCGATTTTAAGCCTGGCGATCTAGATGAAATAATGGTCTCGATCGGCTGGGATACGGAACAAAACGCAGCCTCCGTGCCGCCGCACGAGACATACAGGGTGTGGCGCACATATGATTACGTGGCGATCGCCAAAACGCAAGGCAAGACCGTGGGGGTGCTGGAGGCGTTTTGCGACCGCGACAACTTCGCTACAAGCTATCTTTACTGCGTGATAGTTCATAAGGATTGTCAAAGGCGCGGTATCGGCACGGCGCTCGTGAATGCCTTTAATAAGCGCTTTGCGCACACCACCACCTTTGTCGTTACTCCTCTGCACAAAGCTGAGGGCGCCGGAGAATTCCTACAAAAGTGCGGTTTTTAGGACGCGTCGGAGCACTTCACGGTTCATATGAGGAAGCGAAATTAGATCTAGCGGGCGTAAATTTTAAAATTTTATCGAGCTTTGGCTCTAAAACGGTTGGAATTTTAAATTTAGCTATGAGTTGCTATAATCGCTAAAATTTAAGGAGCCAAAATGATCACTATGCAGATCCAAAGCGGCGTCGATCGCGATACTCTCGAAACTTTTAAGAAGCTTTTTTTAAAAATCGATCCATCCGCACAGATCACTCTAAGCGGCGAGAAAAGCTTAGAAACGATTTTATCGGAGTTTAGATCAGGCGAAAGTTACGACGAGATAAAAAACGGAATGGATACGGATTTAAAATCATACGCAAACGGTGATCTAAGCGGCTTTGAGGAGTTAGGCAAGGGCTGGAAAAATTGAAAATAATCCAGTCTAAAAGATTTCGCGCGCAGCTTAGCAAGATCGTAGAATTTATCGCAGAGCGCTCAGAGGATGCGGCGGAAAATTTTAAAAACGAGCTTTTTGCGCGAGCAGGCGAGCTTGGCTTTATGCCGTATAAATTTCGTAGATCAAAGAGCTTTGACGATGATAGAATTAGAGATTTTGTGTTTAAGGGTTTCGTAATCCCATATCTAATAGATGAACCTAACGATACAATCGTTATCCTAGCGATATTTAAGCAAAATCTATTGAGATATCTTGACGCCCGTTTAAAAACATCTGCGTTTAAAATTCCGCGCTCCGTTTATTAAAACCACCCATTCGCCGCCGTCGCAGCGCCAAAGAGATCAACCGCTCGTCTGCGCTAAATCACCGCATATTCGCGCCGGGCGCCGTAAATTCTAATTTTACGCATGCCGCGCAGCATGCAAAAGCAACTCCGCTCGCCCCCCCCCTGCGCAAAAGCAAACCTAAAAGAATTTTCGGCTACAATTGCCCCCAAATAAAGGCAAAATATGAAAGAAATCTCGCTACTAAGGCTCTCGCTCGCAATCTACATCGATATGTTTTTGCGCCTCGTGACCACGTTTATCAACACCTACATGATCTCGCGCGTGGACGTCTCGCTAGTAGGCGCGCTGGGGGCGGGCAACGAGATATTTTTGCTCTTCATCACCGTTTTCGGCTTTCTGGCCGTGGGCTGCTCGGTACTCGTAGCGCAGGCGCTCGGGGCGAAAAATAAAGTCCTAGCCATGCGCGCGATCCACACGAGCATCGCATTTAACGCGCTCGTGGGACTTTGTAGCGGCGTTTTCGTCTTTAGCTGTGCGCCGTTTTTACTCCGCGCGCTACAGGTGCCCGCCGAGCTTTTGAGCGAAAGCGCGATCTATCTTAAGGTTATCAGCATCGTCTTTGCGATAGACGCCGTCGCGATCGTGCTTAGCGCTATCGTGCGCGTTTACGGATACGCAAATTTCATCATCGCAGTCTCCGTGGTGATGAATCTAGTAACTCTCGCGGGCAACTACGTCGTGCTATTTAGGCCGTTCGGACTGCCGTACTACGGGCTTGAGGGCATCGGCGTGAGCACCATCGCGGGGCGCATGATCGGCGTATTTTTATTCTTTCTCATCATCACGAAGGTGCTAAAAATAAAATTTTACCTCACGATGTTTTTAAAGATCAAGCTCGCCACGCTGCGCAAAATTCTATCCGTAGGGCTTCCTAGCGCGGGCGAAAACATGCTGTGGATCGTGCAGTATCTGGTTGCATTCGCCTTCGTAGCGAGCATGGGCGAGGCGAGCCTTACCGTACAGACGATCTATTTTCAAATTTCATCATTCATCTTCTTCGGCGGAAGCGCGATCAGTATGGCAAACGAAGTGATCGTAGGCCGCCTCGTAGGCGCCGCCAAGCCGCAGGAGGCGTACCGGCACACTTTTACCGCGCTGCGCTTTGGGCTCGGGGCGACGGCGCTTTTCGTCGCGATCGTATTTTTAGCGCGCGAGCAGATTATGGAGATGTTGAGCCTAAACGAGGCGCACAAGCAGGTCATGCGGCCGCTTTTTTACCTAACGCTCGGGCTTGAGTTCGGGCGGACGCTTAATATCGTGTTCGTAAACGCCCTGCGCGCAAGCGGCGACGCGAGGTTTCCCTTTGCGATGGGCGTGATCTTTATGTGGGGCGTCTCGATCCCGGTGGGCTGGCTTTTGGGCATCCATCTGGGGTATGGAATTTTGGGCGTTTGGATCGGGTTTTTCTGCGACGAGTGGCTGCGCGGCAGCGCGAATACGGCGCGATGGATAAGTAAAAAATGGCAGAGCAAAAAGTTAGTCTAAATTTGCTAGGCTTGCCGATCAGCCTGCGCTTTAAGCGGATGAAATACGCGCGCATCCGCATTAACAAGGACTGCGAGATCAGCGTCAGCGTGCCGCGCTCCTACACCGCGGCGCAGGCGAAAGACTTCATCCTAAAGCACGAAAGCTGGATTCGTCAAACGCTAGAGCGGCTGCGAAGCAAGCTCTTAGCAAGCGATCAGGTTAGAATTTTAGGCAAAATTTACAAGCTGAAATTTAGCCGCGAGGTTGAGCTCGGTACAAACTGCGGCGCAGATGAAAGTTTAGGTGAGAGCGGCGCGCGGGACTGCGTAGGCAGCGGCGTAAGCCATGTGAGCGGCGGCGTAAATTCAGCTCATTTACAAAGCGGCGCGGGCATAAGTGATGGCGGCGATGTGAGCGGCAGCGCAAATAACGGCACGGGAGGCATGAATTACGGTGCGGGGGGCGGCACGGCAAGTGAAATTTTAAAATTTCACTCGGGCGGGCACACCTCGCAAAATGGCGCGGCGGGCGAGGATTTGAAATTTAACCTCGCACAAGAGAGTCTAAGCCTGGAAAGTAGTAAAAATTTTAAATTTAATCCGAATGCTTTGGGCGCGCGGGGGCAAAATTTAAATCGCGACGGCGCACAAAATTTAACGGGCGAGGAATTTTTCAAATCGAGCTGTATCAGGACAGAAGCGCTAGAGCAAAACGGCGGCGAGCAATCCTGCGGCGAAAATTTAAAATTTCATTCAGACGGGTGCGTTTCGCAAAGTAGCAATGTGGGCAAATTTAACTCCGCTTCAAGCGGTGAAATTTTAAAATTTGATCCTGCCGCAAGGGACGAAATTTTAAAATTTAAACCCGCCGAGAACGGAGAAATTTCAAATTTCAGCTCTGCCGCGAGTGAGGAAATTCCGCTCATGAGCGAAAAAATTTCAAAATCCGCGAACGAAAACGCGCCGCAAAATGTAGCACAAAGCGCGCAAGCGGAGGAGTGCTACGAGCCCAATTTTACGATCAAAAATTTTATCCAAAGCTCTAAATTTAAAGATAAAATTTTTATGTCACGAGACGTGATCTTTTGCGAGAGCGAGGGCGAGTTTGCGGCGTTTAAAAAGGCCTTTGCACTTGAGCTTTACCTACGCTATATCGAGAAATTTTCGCCGCGGATAGGCCGCAAGATCGCGCGGGTGCGGGTGCGCAAAATGCAGACGCGCTGGGGCAGCTGCAACCACGCCAAGGGCTATCTCAACTTCTCGCTAAGCCTGATAGAGCGGGATCGGCGCTTCGTCGAATACGTCGTGCTGCACGAGCTCGCGCACCTCATCCATGCAAACCACGGAGCGGATTTTTACGCGCTCATCGCGAAGATCATGCCCGATTTTAAGGCACGTATCAAGCTAGGCAAGGGCTAGTTTGCGAACGGGCGCCCTTTTAAATTTCACGTCACTGTGACACGATCATTGCGGTCGATTAAATTTAAACCGATCTCCCATCACGCCGTAGCAGACCGCAGCCCGATCCGAATTTGCGCGGCACAGGCGGCGAAATTTCGCAAATTTTCGCAGATCCAAACGCTAATCTAAAGCCGCAAATTCCACGTATTTCTCCATCGCAACCAGCAGGAGCCAGCGCGCGGTAGGGCTGAAAAAATAGTGGTGTTCAGGGACCTGCTCCATTATAAATTTTAAAAAATCGTAAAAATATTCGGGCGCAAATTTAACCTCGGCACTCGTTAGGCTGTCGCCTAGATAGTGGATTTCGCCGCTCAAAATCCTCGCTTTTACCGCGGGGGTTGCGTCTATGAAGTTCCCGGCGCCAGCAAAGCTCAGGCAGTCCGCGGTCGCGTAATCTTTCAAACCCCGCAAGACGGGCTTGGAGCCGACAAAGGTAAAATTTTCCTCTATAAAGCGCGCTCCGCCCTCGCTCACCTGCCAGCAATCGCCCAA carries:
- a CDS encoding M48 family metallopeptidase; this encodes MAEQKVSLNLLGLPISLRFKRMKYARIRINKDCEISVSVPRSYTAAQAKDFILKHESWIRQTLERLRSKLLASDQVRILGKIYKLKFSREVELGTNCGADESLGESGARDCVGSGVSHVSGGVNSAHLQSGAGISDGGDVSGSANNGTGGMNYGAGGGTASEILKFHSGGHTSQNGAAGEDLKFNLAQESLSLESSKNFKFNPNALGARGQNLNRDGAQNLTGEEFFKSSCIRTEALEQNGGEQSCGENLKFHSDGCVSQSSNVGKFNSASSGEILKFDPAARDEILKFKPAENGEISNFSSAASEEIPLMSEKISKSANENAPQNVAQSAQAEECYEPNFTIKNFIQSSKFKDKIFMSRDVIFCESEGEFAAFKKAFALELYLRYIEKFSPRIGRKIARVRVRKMQTRWGSCNHAKGYLNFSLSLIERDRRFVEYVVLHELAHLIHANHGADFYALIAKIMPDFKARIKLGKG
- a CDS encoding MATE family efflux transporter — its product is MKEISLLRLSLAIYIDMFLRLVTTFINTYMISRVDVSLVGALGAGNEIFLLFITVFGFLAVGCSVLVAQALGAKNKVLAMRAIHTSIAFNALVGLCSGVFVFSCAPFLLRALQVPAELLSESAIYLKVISIVFAIDAVAIVLSAIVRVYGYANFIIAVSVVMNLVTLAGNYVVLFRPFGLPYYGLEGIGVSTIAGRMIGVFLFFLIITKVLKIKFYLTMFLKIKLATLRKILSVGLPSAGENMLWIVQYLVAFAFVASMGEASLTVQTIYFQISSFIFFGGSAISMANEVIVGRLVGAAKPQEAYRHTFTALRFGLGATALFVAIVFLAREQIMEMLSLNEAHKQVMRPLFYLTLGLEFGRTLNIVFVNALRASGDARFPFAMGVIFMWGVSIPVGWLLGIHLGYGILGVWIGFFCDEWLRGSANTARWISKKWQSKKLV